From a single Canis aureus isolate CA01 chromosome 5, VMU_Caureus_v.1.0, whole genome shotgun sequence genomic region:
- the LOC144314549 gene encoding malignant T-cell-amplified sequence 1-like: MFKKFDEKENVSNCIQLKTSVIKGIKNQLIEQFPGIEPWLNQIMPKKDPVKIVRCHEHIEILTVNGGLLFFRQREGPFYPTLRLLHKYPFILPHQQVDKGAIKFVLSGANIMCPGLTSPGAKLYPAAVDTIVAIMAEGKQHALCVGVMKMSAEDIEKVNKGIGIENIHYLNDGLWHMKTYK, from the coding sequence ATGTTCAAGAAatttgatgaaaaagaaaatgtgtccaACTGCATCCAGTTGAAAACCTCAGTTATAAAAGGTATTAAGAACCAATTGATAGAACAATTTCCAGGTATTGAACCATGGCTTAATCAAATCATGCCTAAGAAAGATCCTGTCAAAATAGTGCGATGCCATGAACATATAGAAATCCTTACAGTAAATGGAGGATTACTATTTTTTAGACAAAGAGAAGGGCCTTTTTATCCAACCCTAAGGTTACTTCACAAATATCCTTTTATCCTGCCACACCAGCAAGTTGATAAAGGAGCCATCAAATTTGTACTCAGTGGAGCAAATATCATGTGTCCAGGCTTAACTTCTCCTGGAGCTAAACTTTACCCTGCTGCAGTAGATACAATTGTTGCAATTATGGCAGAAGGAAAACAGCATGCTCTGTGTGTTGGAGTCATGAAGATGTCTGCAGAAGATATTGAGAAAGTCAACAAAGGAATTGGCATTGAAAATATCCATTATTTAAATGATGGGCTGTGGCATATGAAGACATATAAATGA